The sequence below is a genomic window from Rudanella lutea DSM 19387.
TACTGGCCCGATGCCCGTAACTCCTCCAGCCGGTCGACACGCTCGACGGGCAGGTCGAGCAGGATCGAATTCCAGGTGGTGTCGATCACCTCGTCGGTCCACTCCTCGCTCGACGGTTGCCCCTGATTCCGAAGCAAATCGCGCACATGTTGCCGGAAGGCCGCATCGTCGACCATACCGGTTTCGTATTGCCGCCATAAATCGTGCTGTTTCCAAAGGGCGGTCACATCGGCTTCGGGCAGGCCCGCAAGCACCGAAAAATTACGGATTGGCGCACCCATGTCGATGGGGATAATCACGTCGCCAAGGTCAAAAATCAGATTTTTCAGCATACTATCAATAAGAGGACGGGGCTATACGCCCAACCAGATAA
It includes:
- a CDS encoding HAD family hydrolase, with product MLKNLIFDLGDVIIPIDMGAPIRNFSVLAGLPEADVTALWKQHDLWRQYETGMVDDAAFRQHVRDLLRNQGQPSSEEWTDEVIDTTWNSILLDLPVERVDRLEELRASGQYRLFLLSNTNAIHIRQVNKMLTALGKPTLEDLFERVFYSHDVRMAKPSPAIYEHVLTQAGLEPTETAFYDDNAANIEAAAQLGIEAVHVVPPKTIIDYLQGL